A stretch of DNA from Schistosoma mansoni, WGS project CABG00000000 data, chromosome 1 unplaced supercontig 0071, strain Puerto Rico, whole genome shotgun sequence:
ACTACATTGTTAACCTTAACTAGACATAAACAGTAAAATGTAACAATCTCCTCAAATCCTTTATGCTATATGaagaatatatacataaatttttCACGCATATACACACAACATTTTGATAGATAACCATATAAATTGACTCCATTATTGTCTACTTCCTAGTCATCAGTCAAGTTAAAGGTCGCAAGAAAGGTGGTGCAGGTATTGTTTCCTCTAAGGCTTGTTGAGTATGATATCCCAGTGGGGGTTGGACATACGAAAATGTCGTCCTAAGTTACCGACTGATCCTAGGACAAAGCAGTATGTATATTGTCCCACTGGTTAAAATAATGATTTCTGAGGGTGTAAAAGcattattttcttcattgaaaataaacaaacgttTTGAAGGGGTAGGGAACCCTCTCATTGTTTCCCATCAGAAACAAAAAAACCATGTCAGCATATGAAATCAATATTCATAAAGTGGAAAACAATAAATAGACTTCAGTATAGTCATTCAGGAACAATCTTAATGAATAGACCACACCCTATCTTGACGTCcaacattataaataaataacaagaatcaaaataataacgataataaggTCAATCATATGTGACTGACAACCATTTTCAGCATTTTGATACATTTACACTACCATCATATTGCATCAATCTATTTCGAAATATGTAACAATCATTGATAGCAAACATTACAGAATGGTCTCAGTCAAACAACCACGCGAAAACCAGGGAGTACTGGATAACTATTTCaccctagtatggaactccacAGAAGTGTGCACCCATGATATGACAATCACAGATCGAATCCAAGACGTTCAGTCTCTCCCCTCAACACTTGGACTCCAAACCATTGAACATTGTATTTCATACATGTATTGGATTTAACAGAATACGACGCAAATCATGTGAATTCATTCTGACaaaatttgaaaatttaatGGTGGGCAACACAATGTTTTGTCTTTAAGATAGTACACACTACCTTCGAGACAACATGAATCAGTAAAGTGAAGCTTCATTAATAAATGATCAAATGTAGCATTTGTGTACACTAAATGTCGGATCTAATTACACCGATGAGATTCCGATCTAGTCTGCCTAAATGATTTTACATAGTAAGCattatattttgatatataaCGATCTGTAGCAATTGACTGGTATCGTACTAGTTCGAACTTCTTAGAAGAATATATTATACACACGTATCACTGATTTATTTTGTCATTTTGATTGAGCTACTCATTAGTAGCCTAATTTATGTAACAGATATTTTACTCGAAAGTACTAGAATAAGTGGGACAATAGGAACGTAACTTACGTTGGATCAAGGTTAACTGTCTAGGAAACTCATCCACAAACTGAAAAGTAGACGAAATATATAGAAAATCTCATGAATAGAATCCCGATTTAAAGGATGAGCACAGTATATCGATAAACATCTCAAGTCATATAAACTATGATCACTCACAAACAAGAAAAAACGTAGTTCTGTAAAGGAAATCTCTTACACGATTTCATTTTCTCGAGGTGCACAAGCCATGGTCACTTGGTGAATACGTGAGTCTACAAAATTGTAGAGAAAAATTAAATCATACAGTGTTGagtaatttcagtattttcatagttgaaatcatgagtcaattgaagctagaccaccatcgaaaacctggaagcactggacggccatttcgtcctattatgggactcatcagcagaactgttggatgtcggctcactggtctagaagttacgtgctctggcgcgagactggtaaatcatgggttcgaatcttgctcgcgagtgcgggatcgtggatgagcactgaaAATGACCCCCAAAATGTGACAAATGATCTGTCAAGAGTTATTCGGATGTCCGACGNNNNNNNNNNNNNNNNNNNNNNNNNNNNNNNNNNNNNNNNNNNNNNNNNNNNNNNNNNNNNNNNNNNNNNNNNNNNNNNNNNNNNNNNNNNNNNNNNNNNNNNNNNNNNNNNNNNNNNNNNNNNNNNNNNNNNNNNNNNNNNNNNNNNNNNNNNNNNNNNNNNNNNNNNNNNNNNNNNNNNNNNNNNNNNNNNNNNNNNNAGTTACAAAtatgggaatgatggatgtcaAGGTGGTACAATGGATCAATCATTCGCTTACTTAGAAAAATACCCAATTGAGTCAGAGAAAGATTATAAGTATATAGGTCATGTAAGTTTCAAATTTGACGAACTTTCAATGCAAATATTcattctcagaaggggttttctgtggagatttagtattttcatagttgcaagcgtgagtcaattgaagctgaaccaccaaggaaaacctggaaacggccgtccagttcttccaggtttttctttggtggtctagcttcaattgactcacgctttcaactatgaaaatattcattcatctaACTTTTTTAACCCACATTCCATATTCTGTAATTACTATTTCCAGGATTCATCATGTCATTTTCGTAAATCGAAAGGTGTTGTGAAAGTGAAGAAATTTGTTGATTTACCAGCTAGAGATgaagaaaaattacaaaaagCTCTTTATCACTATGGACCAATTTCAGTTGCTATTGATGCATTGGATGATCTTATACTATATAAGTAAGTTGACTTCATCcattattatagttgaaatcatgagtcaattgaagttagaccatcatagaaaacctggaagcactggatggccgtttcgtcctattataggactcctcagtggcagtgcgcatccacgatcccgcactcgcgagcgtGATGATAGTGAATTACAAAAATGTTCTCATTAGAGTAATAAATAAAAGTGTttaagtgtagtgaacgagaacacaaatgaGGACAATCAAATGCCTTCAGTTATATCAATGCATGTAGACAACAGCGAACACATATTCGACTGGaaaaaatgtggagattttggatagTGGCAATTCTAAAAAACAACAGAGAATTTTAAGTAgagaaatttgaacacttcacttctactcgaagtttgtgctgatgatgatgtcgttcagaaggacgatgaaaccTCCACCACCAAACcttccagctcagagaacaaaactccatcaaaagacaatcgaatgtaattgaataaaaaatcagtaaaatctgagaactatacagtcaatcagacttgattgttccttcgttttaacatcaatcattctctgttctcattctcctTACTTCGATCTTTTTAACCGTCTGCtcccagacatttcactttcgattgataatacatactacttatatcggtcgacatcattagcacacaCCACATAGGGACAGTAGAAATGTATTCTTGATATTGCCTATCCACAATGAAGCTTATATTACTATAACTGATACATCTGAATAGGAGACACCTAGAATGTGCCGACTAGATAAACACATGCAAATACAGGATGAACCCCAGGGAACCAACCATATTCAAGAAATGAGTCAGAACAAGCCGATAAAACTAgttcattattatatttaactATGCTTTACAATCCCTTGTTTCTCTATTATACATTGAATGATTTCCATTTAAGGAGTGGAATATATGAATCAAAACAATGTTCATCATTCTTATTGAATCATGGTGTATTAGCTGTTGGTTATGGTAGAGaaaatagaaaagattattgGCTTATTAAAAATAGTTGGGGTACTACATGGGGTATGAATGGATATTTCAAATTAAGAAGGAATAAACATAATATGTGTGGTATTGCAACAAATGCCAGTTTCCCATTATTGTAATCTATTCATTACATTTtagtttaaataaagaaaaacaagtattcatcatatgtcttttgttttttttaatcgaTTGTAGTCATCATTACATGAAGTAGTTActtagttacgcctgttacccctcgtggaggagcatagatcGCGTACCAGCAGtctccatccaaccttgtccCAAACAATCCtgtccagttctttccagttaacattcatccttttcatatctgcttctatttcctgacgtaatgtgttctttggtcttcctctttcccgCTTTCCTTTCGAatttcaagttagcgcttgtctcgtgatgcagttcagTGATTTCgttaatgtatgtccaatccacttccaacgtcttttcttaatttgcTCTTCAGTTAGAAGTTGGTTAGTCCTCTCCCGTAAAACGCTGTTACTCTGAATACATAAATCGTTGAGATATTTCATTGAAGATAACTAACCAGTAAAATTATCTCACAATTCATGGTAATCAGTCATTCTTCTTACGTTAACTGTGAACTTATAATAAACGTGAAATACTTAACACCAAAAGTAAACATCATTGAAACTTGgttaacatataaatattttcatacttgaaagcgtgagtcaattgaagctaagccatcatggaaaacctggaagtactggacgaccgtttcatcctattatgggactcctcagcagtgcgcgtccacgatcccgcactcgcgagattcgaaccaaggacctaccagtcttgcgccagggcacttaaccgatagaccaatagACAAATGTTTGGATGTGTCATTCTCATAAGTTATAGCAGAGGCCTTTAGTTAatctataataatgataacatccTACTTACTATTCCAAATGGAAAAGTAATACATATATCATGTAgttgaatcaatatttataactCTATCAGATGAAAGATAAACTGATTAAATGTAGTGTATAAAGGAAATTGCTAAAGACAGTAATCCAAAATGGAAGCGTTCGACAAACATGTTTtgtatagtaagcaaagatggataatggctagcagtggaatccacgatgctcgtttcgtcctatttaggactcgtcagttggatgtacctatatctcggagttgatgttcactctgggactagaacacagtacctttcgctttcgaaacgccatcgcgttatccactcagctttGGAGTCCTACTCTGAATGTAGATTATCTCATCTAGGATATTCATTGACTTATTGAAAATAGAACAAACAAGTTAAATAATGGAGAAAATAGAGCCGGCTCTAATCTCTAGCCTTACACAAATAGAAACTTTATTCATCCAACTATCTACACTATGTGACAACTATTTTCAAATCGAAATTTCTAGAGAACTAATATTACTTTTATGATGAATCGAAGAGATGGAAGACAATTAGATGTTTCATGGCAACTAATAATTAATACGTAAACGTAAAATCCTTATCCCATTTAATACATTCAACTGTTCTAATCAACCGTCTTATCTGTATATGTTAAACAATTAActtgaatagaaaaattaacGAACATTCATTcatctaagcaaagatggatagtggctaacagtagaatctcgaggcaatccgcacaggatgcaagtatgccaacaagagattgatcagttGCAATCATAAACAACGATagttaataagcaaagatggatagtggttggcagtggaatccaggacgcacgttccgtcctatttggaatCCGGCAGCCGGATgtgtctgcatctcagagttgatgttcactctgggactcgaacccagtaccgttcgctacAAACGCCACcgagttatccacttagctactgagtactgatagccacttgcttgtgcaatggagcgAAGTTTAAATTctcttagtattatttgtttgaatcttcccatcaatgtttaggactgcaattgatcagtctattattagcatatgtgt
This window harbors:
- a CDS encoding SmCL2-like peptidase (C01 family) gives rise to the protein MDQSFAYLEKYPIESEKDYKYIGHDSSCHFRKSKGVVKVKKFVDLPARDEEKLQKALYHYGPISVAIDALDDLILYKSGIYESKQCSSFLLNHGVLAVGYGRENRKDYWLIKNSWGTTWGMNGYFKLRRNKHNMCGIATNASFPLL